The Zeugodacus cucurbitae isolate PBARC_wt_2022May chromosome 4, idZeuCucr1.2, whole genome shotgun sequence genome includes the window CTGTTTCTATGGGGGTACATCCGGAATAGATTTAAACAACTTATTGCGCtcccaagaaacaaaatgagacaactagtggccactgcagactaaagTGTCATCTGAACAAATTCGGAATCTGCTCGCCGGATTAGTGCAGGTTTTGTGATCTGGCAGAGGAAACAACTGAGCATCTGTAGCGGTACTAAATTTTCTTAAAGCGACAGGATTGGATGGTATTCTGTGATAACAGgaataatcaaattaatttttagtctTAATCGCCTTTTGGATAAAATGTAGGAACTTGATGAAGATGTCGGAacctatttatttttaaattaattattaatcgaGCTTCTTTTACATAACTTAGTagaaaaacgaatttattttgtaatttttgattATGACAATTTTACCAACGACATATTAAGACATCTTAGTATAAATAGTTCAATAGTTCTATATAAATCATAATTAAAAGAAcaaaattgctgaaaataatgaaaaaaattaacttatttcctccaattgtttaattatatcatacaaatattttgtagagttgtaaaattatattgtactatattatatttaatgtaaatgtaaaagcATGTAGGTGAATTGAAAACTTACccttactttaaaattaatttaatctataattatttaaaaaccacatttcaattaaaaaattacgaaacattttgaaaatagtaGCACGTATTTTAAAACGCAGCCGAAATAAAGGAAAACCACTCACTTTTCGCAAAAGTCACCCCGGTTCGTTAGCCATTTTGTTCTATATGAAGCAAAAGCTGCTCTGATTGGCTGGCATGTTTTGCCTCCCCAATGAATGCTCTGCAACTGagctacacacacaaacacatgcagaTAAAGCTATTAGATATGCTTTTAAGCTAGTTGCCTTGCGCTAAGTGCGATAAGGCATTGTGATTggtcatatttatttacaaagtaaatatgtatgctgtatgtatatttactatgaatttatataaaacgtGATCATGTATACATAGtagatttatatgtacatatatgtattaatatttatgtgctCAAAGtctagaaatatgaatatataataaatgtacatatatggtatgtaCCAAGCCTCAActgataaacatacatatgtgtaaaattatatacatatctatgtatatgtatattaaattctaGATTACTACATATGGAAACAAAACCCCAGaccattttttcagttttatttctttgaaACAGTAGTCATTTCGGGGTCCAAATTGTCCCCTCATAAATATTGCCAACACAGcagttttttgaatttttcttatGTGAAAACTTTTCCGACAAGTCGGCGCCATTTTTGCCGCATTGCTGATTTCTTTTGTGTAATCGCGATTGAGTGGGCAAAGTTTTATTGTCGGATAGGGGAAATCAAATTCTGCGTTTGGCAATGTCATCAGAAATCAAATAGGTAGTAATactcaaacatacacacatttaaattttaatgcaaagtAAATTGTAATAAACCAGAAATTTCGGTTGATACTTTTTatggtaaatattgaaatattgaaggaataaatttgaaaaaaatagttcgaAATTGGTCAAGCTGTAGGTCATAAATAGTCGGAATACTGCGGTGAACAGTTGGGTCATGTGTACTAGTATATAAATCGTTTGTGCCCAAAATGACAGCGTTTATAGAGAACTAATTTTCGGCGTTTTGGATAGTGGAGGAAGTTTAGACGTATTTGCAGTTCTACATTtcgtaaataaagaaattaacgcCTTTGCAAATAAATGGTGGTTCTGCATGGAACAGAattggtatacatacatatgtatatttgtttaacatATTATAGTATAAGAAATAGCAAACCATATCCCTGAGTCAAGTTTTCACTACCGGTGGTAGAACGTTCTGAAAGGGCTTAAGTTGCGACGTCAAAGAATGGAACGAGTATTGCATATCCACATTAGAATCTTTAAACCTCAGAAAGAAAATTTTGTGACCGAGTTGAAACTTTTGGCGGCCTCTGATTTAAGATAAAGACTGTGCAGTGTATCAGATAAGAAACGTTACTCTTACAATCCTTCCATGGCAATTAATTATTCTTCAATTCAGAGAAATGGGAACATGCAattgatttttggaaataattttaatattagaaatatggACCCCTGCAGAAAAATCATCTAGTTTTCCAACTACATTTCCATTGAAAACAGATAGGATTCGCGGAGTTCGACAAGAGTGACTTCACCGTCTTACAAATACCTTCCATTATATTCGATGGAGAACGTCGAATCCACAATACGAATAATTCATTACTTTGCgaaagataaaatatatttcttatccAAGGTCAATGTCAGGGAATAAGGAAAATCAATGCAGAAATATGATAACTAGTAAATCTCCACGAAAGGACGAAATAAGTCCAACATCATATGAACTGCAACTATTTCTTTGATGAGTTTAGGCTGTGGGTAACCGTCGAAACTCTGTTAAACCCGAGAAAGCAAAACTACTACACACCGATATAAAAGTTGTCTAATAGCAAAAAACTACCTAACCGTGTGTATTCTCAAAATATACGAAAAGTGAAAAATCGTGCTGAGGTCATAATTCAGAAACTTTCGGAAGTATGTCAATAAAGAAGAGCCATTTCTAATGGTATATCTCCTTTCAACAGTAGAGGATAGACTAGAGAATTTGTTACCCGTAAACCTTCACATAAAACCGGTGCATGGCTAACAATCCACAATATGCAAAACCTGAGGATGTACCGTTGCAAAAGCTTCTGATGATTTCCAAAAACCGTCATGTCAACCGCTTAACCGTACTACTAGATTACTGCGAATGGCAGGGATCTTGAAGCGCAGGGCTTAGTCGCACCTCAGCCAGCCACTGCCAGACCGACATGCTAGTTTCATCAGGCACTTTATTTCGAATCTGACGATAGCCGTGGGAAGGCTATGACCAAGATCGGCCACCACCAATCTAGGGTGTTATGAGAATTCCGTTTTATAACGTATTATAACGGAGCTTTCCCAACACGGCCCTTGGGAAGTAACGGTGACCTTACCACGTCATGAAGCTCTGGCGTAGCGGACCTAATTGTTTCCCCACCGATAAAAAGTTACCAGGAGCCAACTGGTCGTACGACATAGATGGAGCAacgaacaaaagcaaacaagcaGGGACAAGGGTCTCCCAACTCAGGGAGATGATCACGCTTTCTGGATGTCCTAACGGCAGAGGAGCTTCGCTGTTCGAGTAGCATGCTTAAGGAGGATCGGACAAAGACGAATCCCATTAGAGTACCCGTCAGTAAGGATAGCGGCGCAGAGACGGAGAGGCAAGAGTTTGGTACGTGAGGTTACGGATGAGTCCTACCACTATCAAGTGGTACCTCAGACATCTAGAGAGAGAAAGTCGCCCGAAGAAGCCAACGAGCTTCCTCTTGCCAAAGTTAGAGGTGATAGTGATACCAACGCGCATGTAACTCGCCTGTGTCAGGAGAGAGAAGACAGAGCTAGAAAGAGGAGCACCAGTCAGATAACGCCCATGAAATCCTCTTACTAtggtaaaaacattaaaaaaaatggcatCTTGGACTATATTACAAGTTTATATGGGTTTACAATTGCCGGTTGTGTCTTAGTTACGCAAGTCAAGCATAGTcagtatagttgttgttgttgtagtgacagAAAACAGTTCCCAAATAATTCTGCTGAGTTCACAATCTTTGACTGAATAAAAAGCTGTGTTTATTTGTGCAACGTAGACGTGGAGATGTTCGTAATTTAACTTCATCTTTGATCTTATGTATGTGATtagcgttgaaccgtttagccggttatagccgaatcgatgagagcgcgccactcctctctttcctttgcagttcggcgccagttggagattccaagtgtaaccaggtcgctctttaCCTGTTCcctccaacagagtggaggcctttcccttcctcggcttcctccggcgggtactgaaccgaacactttcagagctggagtgttttcgtccattcgaacaacatgacctagccagcgtagccgctgtctttttatttgctgaactcaatgtcgtcgtataactcgtacgaaaactcctagtgtcgtctcatttgatgttgacatcgtccaagcttctgcaccataacgcaggacgggaatgataagcgacatgTAGGTTGCGCTGGATTACGACGCTGATCTTAGTCGTTGAAAATCAAGCCTTACTTAAACGAAGCTAGACGTTTGCTTGGTTCTCTTAAAACAAAACTGTAATTGATcaaatttcttataatttacaaaacaaatttctgctcatacttttttttatagattttattataaaattttcattgaaaaacgcaattgaaatcaaaatttaatgtaCATAATCAACTTAACATACATCAATGGGAAAGTCTGTACAACTTTCATTATCCCATCAGACTGGAatgatcatatatgtatatctgcaaTTCAACATTTACGacattagaaataaattaagtaaGTTTCTGCACAAATctcacaaaacacaaaaattgcTTGCGGTTACACAGATTGAAAGGAAAAATATTGGTAAAGGCCGATAGTAAGAGATAAGTAATAGAAagtaaaaaagttaataaaaggagagagagagagtgaaagtgTGAGAGAGGAAGAGAAATCACGTTAaactaataattattaaaaaaaagagttaGCCTTCTAACGTTCACTTAATTATATAGTTATTGGACAAAGAGAACataacacaaaatattaaactgaAATGAGAAAGCAACGctgtatatttctttaaataattgctAAATACACAATACACTGATACGACAACTTTGATACAAACTCATTTCAGTTTGAACATTTGCAAGCtaatgatatttttcaaaattcatttactatttgttttttaaatttttatctacTCTTTTTTaagacatattttaattttacactttcttttgttttgttctcTTGGTATACAAATTGTTCAtggaaattttcacaaaatgttGCTAACATTCTGCAGCTGTAGCTAACACACAGAATGTAAAGAAACATTTCACTTTAAGTTAAAACGAATTAATGTAATGTGTTACATGAATGATTTACAtgcagaaaaaatacaaattccacgtaaattattgtaattttctaTAGTAATTCGGTTGTTCATGAATTTGGTTTAGTAGAACTTCTTCGCTTGAGCTTCACTGCGACTcctaaatagaaaataaatgattaattattaaaaaaaaaaaaaaaaaaaatgccactCACTTGAAAAATTGATATACAAATACGAGTATCAGCTGCACAACAGTCACGGCTAGGAACAGGGTTACGCCAACACAATTACCTGTTGGACAACCCGTTACCGCTTGTGGTGAGCCAAGCCTGGAATTGAGagaagaaaaatgcaaattacaaactcattttcaaatatttaagctATGGCACTCACTTCTGCCCGACATGCGCCATGCCCTGTTTCACTTGATTCATACCGTCTCGCATCTCAGCGATGACCGATTGAATATCATAACCGGCGGCTTGCACCTGTGCTGTGGGCGCACGTTGTTGATTTTGTATGATTGTGTCGGAGCGTACTTGAATTTCACCAATTAGCGTGCGTATCTCACGCGCGGTCGCCAGTAAAGCGTTTTGATTTGCAACCATCAGATCAACTTCGGGTCGTGTAATTGTACCGCTGATTGTGCCTGTGGCAACAGGTGGCACACCGGCACCTGCGGCGCCACCTACTTGTTGTACTGGCGCACCGGCACTTCGCGACACCAGCGATAGTGTATTCTCTTGACGTCCGATTACCTCATCTACTTTGCGAGAAAGGTCACGTAATTGATCAAATATCTGACTTTGTCCCTGGAATATTTGACGCAATTCACGTTGATTTTCCGATTCGAAGAATTCTTCCCACTCATCATCGTCTTTAAcctaaatcaaaatattttcaaagttcaaTTGTTGTTTacgtttttgaaaattattcagtttgtgtaaaaaaatagcaaaaattcaAAAGTCAAACGGAAAAAATAACCAAACACAACAATATCAAGTCATTGCTGCCGTACCTCATCAGGATGCTCCTTCTTATACTCTTGCTTTTGTTTCTCCAACTTTTCTTGGTATTCCTTATATTCCTGTGTCAGCTTCTCAGAGTTCTCTGGAACTTTCACCGGGTCTGATGGCACTTGACCGGGCGGATGCAGTGACGTTGTCAAGAAATGGAAGACATCGTGATCATCAGCCAAACCACCAGTCGCCGCCGAAATACCAAAGAAACCATTTTTGGGTAATTGCACACCGTCAGCACGTAGACACATTTCATAATCCTCATTATTGTTCGTCATGCCGTTGTGGAAAAGCACAGTGAGCACATTGTTATAGTATTCAATGCGTGCGCGTGTCGGGAAGGGTTTGTTACGGAAGTCACGCAAACAGCCAGATAAAAGCTGTGTGGTGCCATCGTTTTGATGATCAAACTGTTTAGTACCATCATTCACCACAGCCATAATATAAGGATTATTATGTTTATTGTCGTTATCGAAGGAATCGAAAAAGATGCCCAAACCATTCCAGCGGTCCGAAGAACCAAATACAGCACCATTATAATCTCCCTTTTGTGTGGCATACCAGAAAGCCAGACCATCAGCACCAATACGTCCGCGACCCGATACTCGGAAGACTATCTCCACCTCCCACCAATCGAAGTTCGTCGCTGACTTTGTCCAGATGGCACCCTTTTGTGACCGCAATGACGGCGCCACTCGTACACTCTCCGAACTCGCAATTGCAT containing:
- the LOC105210420 gene encoding protein ERGIC-53, translated to MCQIKMMSTGLLRSCRFFPIVAILLILGEQHHVQANVNNHLAGVHRRFEYKYSFKPPYLAQKDGTVPFWEYGGNAIASSESVRVAPSLRSQKGAIWTKSATNFDWWEVEIVFRVSGRGRIGADGLAFWYATQKGDYNGAVFGSSDRWNGLGIFFDSFDNDNKHNNPYIMAVVNDGTKQFDHQNDGTTQLLSGCLRDFRNKPFPTRARIEYYNNVLTVLFHNGMTNNNEDYEMCLRADGVQLPKNGFFGISAATGGLADDHDVFHFLTTSLHPPGQVPSDPVKVPENSEKLTQEYKEYQEKLEKQKQEYKKEHPDEVKDDDEWEEFFESENQRELRQIFQGQSQIFDQLRDLSRKVDEVIGRQENTLSLVSRSAGAPVQQVGGAAGAGVPPVATGTISGTITRPEVDLMVANQNALLATAREIRTLIGEIQVRSDTIIQNQQRAPTAQVQAAGYDIQSVIAEMRDGMNQVKQGMAHVGQKLGSPQAVTGCPTGNCVGVTLFLAVTVVQLILVFVYQFFKSRSEAQAKKFY